The Tessaracoccus flavus genome includes the window GGGAACACCTCGCGGGCGTTCATGATGACAGCGTCGGGGTTGATCGGCTTGATCAGCTGATCGACGATCTGCTGGCGAGGCACGCAGTAGGCGAAGGCCTGCCGCAGCGCGAGGCCGCCCTGAGCGTCCGAGAAGACGTTGGACTCACGGAAGTTGAAGTCCAGGTGCTCCCAGGTCAGCGACGAGGCGGACTCAACGGTGACAGCGTCACCGATGGCCTCGAGCTGGCCGACGAGGTCGACGGTGCCCTGCGGCTCGATGGCCTGGACGTCACCGTTCTGGAGCGCCTGCACCTGGCCGGCGTCCTCGATGAAGCGGAAGACGAGGTTGCGGGTGCCCGCGGGGGTGCCCCAGTAGTTCTCGTTCGCCTCGAGGGTGATCGACTGGCCAGCGGACCAGCCGCCTTCCTTCAGCTTGTACGGGCCGGAGGAGGGGACGTCGGCCATGTCGGCCGGCAGCTCGCCCGGGTTGTACATCCAGCCGTTGTTCCAGAAATCGGCGGCCGACGTGATGGTCTCGGCGTCGCGGTCGAGCACGGCCTGGGCGAGAGCGTCGGGCTCAATGCCGGCCTTGTTCGCCACGACGTGAGCCGGGAGAGCCGAGCCGACGATCAGCTTGTAGTCCGGGTAGGGATCGGAGTAGGTGACGGTGAACTCCTTGGAGCCGACCTCGCCCTGCGGGCCTTCGGGCACGTACTGCGCGAAGGAGCTGGACACGTGGTCGAAGACCGGCGTGGCGTCGGGGTTCTCGCCGCTGGCGTAGCCGGGGACGAGGAACTCGGGGTTCTGCGCTGCCCAGTCGAGCAGGTAGTCGTTGATGGTCACCGGGGTGCCGTCCGACCAGACCGCCTCGTCGGAGATCGTGTACTTGATCTCCAGCGGATCCTCCGAGACGACCTCGTAGGTGCCGAACTCGGTGTTGTCACAGATCGTGCCGTCGGTACCGAAGTACACGAAGCTGGAGAACATGTGCGCCGCAACGGCGGAGTTGTAGGTCGAGTACGTCTTGGACGTGATCGAGTTGTAGCCACTCCAGTCGCCGGGGCCGGCCGTGTAGCGGACGTCACCGTCCTGCGTCTCGGTGATGCCGACGTCCTGCAGACAGGCCTCCGGGTTGCCAGCAGCGCTGCCTCCGGTGCTCGTCTCGGTCGCCGTGGCCGTCGCTTCGGCCGAGGTGGTCTCGGTCGTGGCGGTGGTCTCAGTGCCACCGGCGGTGGTGGTGGGATCGGTGGGCTCTGCGCTCGTGCAGGCGCCCAGCAACAGCGCACCGCTCAGCACAACGCCGAGGGTTGCTGTCGTTCCTCTGAACTTCATTCTTTCTCCTTGTCGTGGACCGACGAAAAAGGGACCCGGGTTGGGCCAACGTGGTCTGGACCATAGCGAGAGATCGTTCAAATCGGGAAGGGGTGTCCACGGTTTTTGCCAGATCGTTACCTAGTTGTGTCCTTTCGGCACCCGTGGGACCTCCTTCGGCGTAATTCCGGACGATGTGGACCCTTTGTCCGGTCAGACGAGAACGGTGCTGACCGGGAGCCCGGAATGGGCCGAGATGCCCATGCCCGATGGCGGCAGCCCGGCCCGGATGACCTCGGCGCCGACGGCCGCGATCATCGCTCCGTTGTCTGTGCAGAGCGCCGGGCGCGGCCGCCTGACAGCAATGCCGGCATCCGTGGCCCTCTGCTCCAGCAGCGTCCGCAGCCTCGAGTTGGCGGCCACGCCGCCCCCGAGCAGAATCGTGTCCACCCCGTAATGCTGGGCGGCGTCGATCGTCTTGGCGGTGAGGACGTCGCAAACCGCCTCCTGGAAGGAGGCCGCGACATCAGGCACCGGGACGTCGAGACCGTCCAGGCGGCGCTGTTCGACCCACCGGGCCACGGCTGTCTTCAACCCCGAGAAGGAGAAGTCGAACCGGTGCTTCTCCAGGTCATGGCGGGCGGTGAGTCCGCGCGGGAAACGGATGGCCGTGGGGTCGCCCTCCTGGGCGGCGCGGTCGATGACGGGGCCGCCGGGGTACGAGAGCCCCAGGATCCTGGCCACCTTGTCGTAGGCCTCCCCCGCAGCGTCGTCGATGGTCGTGCCGACCTCGGTGATCTTCGTTGCGATGTCCTCGACGTGGAGCAGCTGCGTGTGCCCGCCGGAGACCAGCAGCGCCAACGACGGCGTGGGGAGCGGTCCATGGTCCAGCAGATCCACGGCGACGTGACCCACGAGGTGGTTGACGCCGTAGAGGGGTTTGCCGAGGTAGGCAGCCAGCGCCTTGGCCGACGCGACCCCCACGACGAGCGCGCCCATCAGACCGGGGCCGGCCGTCACGGCGATGCCGTCGAGATCCGCCAGATCGATGCCGGCGGTGTCCGCAGCCCGCTCGAGGGTCGGGATCAGGGCGGACAGGTGGGCGCGGCTCGCCACCTCCGGTACGACGCCCCCGAACCGGACGTGGAGGTCCACAGAGCTGGCCACCTCGTTGGCCAACAGGGTATGGCCGCGGACGATGCCGACCCCGGTCTCGTCGCAGGACGACTCCAGTCCGAGCACGAGCGGTCCGGACGGCGAGAGTGCTTCAGTCATCGGTGTCCTCCATCTCCCACATGCCGACCGAGTCGGCATCGACGCCGACGAGCGGACGTTCCATGATCAGGGCGTGCGCCCCAGGGCCGTAATAGTGGTCGCGCTGCGCGACCCGCCGGAACCCGTAGCCGTAGTACAGGGCAACGGCTGCGTCGTTCGAGTGCTCGACCTCCAGCATCATGCGGGAAGCTCCCTGGGCGATCGCCCACTGCATCCCGGCGACGAGCATGACGCGGGCGAAACCCATCCTGCGCTGGGCGGAGTCCACGACGATGCGATGAAGGTCCGCGACGTCGTCGACCAACTGGAAACACGCCACGCCGACCGTGCCGCCCTCGCGTTGGCGCGCGATCAGCACGAGACGGCCACCTCCAGTGAGCTCGGCGATCCAGGACTCCTCCGACCAGCGGACGTCGAAGTGGGTCTCCAGCGCCATGATGTCGTCAAGGTCCGCGACGCCCGCTACCTCGACGATCACCGGGCCGCCCGCAGTCTCGGCAGAGCGGACTTCGGTTTGCCAGGCACTGTCGCGTCGGGCGCCCTCAGGTAGTAGGGCTCGTCGCCCGCGGGCGCCATCCGTCGCCACGACGTGGCCAGGACGGCCGGGTCGAGGGTCGAGGGGCCGTCGGTGCGCAGGAGGTGTCGGTAGAGCTCGGGGATCTCTCCGGCGACCGGAAGATCCGGTAACTGATCAGGGGCTGACACCTGCGGCTCCCCGACGCGCGAACCGTCGGACCGGTACCTGGCCCAGTACAGCTCCTTCCGGCGGGCGTCCGCCGCCACCACGAACTCGTCCGGGGCACCCTCGTCCGACCACTGCCGGGCGACGACATCGAGGGAGCAGACGCCGTGCGGTTCGGTGCCTGCCAGGTGCGCCAGCGTCCAGGCCGTGGCCACGCCGACGCGCAGGCCCGTGAACGGGCCCGGGCCCATGCCCACCGCGAATTCGTCGACCTCCCGCAGGGCGATGCCGGCCTCCGCACAGGCGGCGAGCACCGACGGCATCAGCGCTTCGGCGTGGGCGCGGGTGTCGTCAACCACCACGCTCGCTGCCGCGACCCCATCTCCAGCCAGCCCGACGGCGACGAAGTGGCTCGTGTCGATGGCGAGGGTCCACGTCATGCTTGCTCCCGCAGGTTGTCAAGGGCTCCGGCCCAGCGGGGCCCGATCCCGGTGAGATACACGGTGCGGGTGTCGCCCGCCTGCCCGCGCACGATGTCGATCTCGAGCCGGTCGTCGGCCAGCCACTCCGCCAGCCCGCTGCCCCATTCGACGATGGTCACCGACTGCGCGAGGGTCTCGTCGAGGTCGATGTCCGCCAGCTCCGAGGCGTCGCCGAGCCGGTAGGCGTCCACGTGAACGAGATCCGGGCCGCCACCCAGGCTGGCGTGCACCCTCGACAGGACGAAGGTCGGCGAGGTCACCGGACCCGCCACACCGAGGCCCTCGCCGATGCCCTGCGTGAGGGTGGTCTTGCCCGCGCCGAGGTCGCCGGTGGCGACGATGAGGTCGCCCTTGCGCAGGATGCGGGAGAGGCGTCGGCCGAGGTCCAGCATGTCGTCGGCGGTGGGTACATCGCGGATGACCGGCAGGTCCCGGCCCATGCGGACCCCGTGCGGCGCCGGTCCTAGGACGACGAACCCGTGGTCGCGCCACCACTCGATCAGCTCGGGAAACTCCTCGCGCGCGAAGAGCTCGGCACGTCGGGCGCCCAGGTCGGCCGCCAGCGTCAGGGCTCCACCGACCAGCGCTCGCGCTACGCCGTGGCCCGACACCTCCGGCACCACCGAGACGCGCCTCAGCGTCGCCACGGCGCCGGAGATGTCGATGAGCAGGCCCGCGACGATGACGCCGCCCAGTTCAGCGACGACGCCGACGCCGGCGTCGAGCGCGCGCTCGATGTCGGGCAGGTCGTCGGCGAGCGCCTCTGCCGGCGGATCAACGCGCCTGCGCGCCGAAAAGGCCGCACGGATGACGCGCAGCAGTTCGGGGGCGTCTGACCTGTCGGCGACGCGGAGTGTGGGTTCTTCCATGGCAGCGGCCAATCCTACGCTGTCGCTATCGAGAATGGGGAACGGCAGCCGCTGGCCCCGAAGGCTTGTCGTGTGCCTCGCCGCGGTCCAGGGAAACGACGGGGACGCCCCGACGCCAACCGGGAGCGCGAAACGCCAACCGACCGACCGCAACGCCAACCGTCACACCGGGACCCCCGCGAAAACCAGCGACGCCCGCGATATTTCGCGGGCGTCGCTGAGTCTCGTCGGCACACAGCCTTGACGATTGGCGTTGTCGGCAGACGG containing:
- a CDS encoding GNAT family N-acetyltransferase, producing MIVEVAGVADLDDIMALETHFDVRWSEESWIAELTGGGRLVLIARQREGGTVGVACFQLVDDVADLHRIVVDSAQRRMGFARVMLVAGMQWAIAQGASRMMLEVEHSNDAAVALYYGYGFRRVAQRDHYYGPGAHALIMERPLVGVDADSVGMWEMEDTDD
- the tsaE gene encoding tRNA (adenosine(37)-N6)-threonylcarbamoyltransferase complex ATPase subunit type 1 TsaE produces the protein MEEPTLRVADRSDAPELLRVIRAAFSARRRVDPPAEALADDLPDIERALDAGVGVVAELGGVIVAGLLIDISGAVATLRRVSVVPEVSGHGVARALVGGALTLAADLGARRAELFAREEFPELIEWWRDHGFVVLGPAPHGVRMGRDLPVIRDVPTADDMLDLGRRLSRILRKGDLIVATGDLGAGKTTLTQGIGEGLGVAGPVTSPTFVLSRVHASLGGGPDLVHVDAYRLGDASELADIDLDETLAQSVTIVEWGSGLAEWLADDRLEIDIVRGQAGDTRTVYLTGIGPRWAGALDNLREQA
- the tsaB gene encoding tRNA (adenosine(37)-N6)-threonylcarbamoyltransferase complex dimerization subunit type 1 TsaB, producing the protein MTWTLAIDTSHFVAVGLAGDGVAAASVVVDDTRAHAEALMPSVLAACAEAGIALREVDEFAVGMGPGPFTGLRVGVATAWTLAHLAGTEPHGVCSLDVVARQWSDEGAPDEFVVAADARRKELYWARYRSDGSRVGEPQVSAPDQLPDLPVAGEIPELYRHLLRTDGPSTLDPAVLATSWRRMAPAGDEPYYLRAPDATVPGKPKSALPRLRAAR
- the tsaD gene encoding tRNA (adenosine(37)-N6)-threonylcarbamoyltransferase complex transferase subunit TsaD translates to MTEALSPSGPLVLGLESSCDETGVGIVRGHTLLANEVASSVDLHVRFGGVVPEVASRAHLSALIPTLERAADTAGIDLADLDGIAVTAGPGLMGALVVGVASAKALAAYLGKPLYGVNHLVGHVAVDLLDHGPLPTPSLALLVSGGHTQLLHVEDIATKITEVGTTIDDAAGEAYDKVARILGLSYPGGPVIDRAAQEGDPTAIRFPRGLTARHDLEKHRFDFSFSGLKTAVARWVEQRRLDGLDVPVPDVAASFQEAVCDVLTAKTIDAAQHYGVDTILLGGGVAANSRLRTLLEQRATDAGIAVRRPRPALCTDNGAMIAAVGAEVIRAGLPPSGMGISAHSGLPVSTVLV
- a CDS encoding ABC transporter family substrate-binding protein, which translates into the protein MKFRGTTATLGVVLSGALLLGACTSAEPTDPTTTAGGTETTATTETTSAEATATATETSTGGSAAGNPEACLQDVGITETQDGDVRYTAGPGDWSGYNSITSKTYSTYNSAVAAHMFSSFVYFGTDGTICDNTEFGTYEVVSEDPLEIKYTISDEAVWSDGTPVTINDYLLDWAAQNPEFLVPGYASGENPDATPVFDHVSSSFAQYVPEGPQGEVGSKEFTVTYSDPYPDYKLIVGSALPAHVVANKAGIEPDALAQAVLDRDAETITSAADFWNNGWMYNPGELPADMADVPSSGPYKLKEGGWSAGQSITLEANENYWGTPAGTRNLVFRFIEDAGQVQALQNGDVQAIEPQGTVDLVGQLEAIGDAVTVESASSLTWEHLDFNFRESNVFSDAQGGLALRQAFAYCVPRQQIVDQLIKPINPDAVIMNAREVFPFQDTYQEVVDAAYNGEYDTVDIEKAKALIAESGIATPIDVRVGYRSGNQRRTDIVAAIAASCKDAGFNVIDANSADFFGVELPNGDYEVALFAWAGSGQIASGQNIYASGRPQNYGEYSNAEVDAAWEKLATTLDESVQLEATKEIEKLLWDTLYGIPVFAHPDIMAYDSNLKNVRGTATQDGISWNAPQWQNA